ATACAAACATCAAACATAGTTTAAGTTATGAAATAATATCTATCATATTAAATTAAAGTCTAATACATAAGATATTTGTGGAGTATGACATCAATAAGGCCAATATACCATACTATGAAAGTTAATGCTTGAAATGTCAACTATTATGAGATTTGATATCCATGAGATTGGACTACATCTAATATCTATCAACCTGGCTACAATGCCTTATTTTATTAGATCTGATATTTAGCATATATCTTTGAAGTCTGAGGCCAATAAAGCCAGATATCTATGAAGTCAATCATGAGGTTCTTACTCTgttgtcctcttcttcctgaaGCACCTCTGGGACATAGAAATCATCCTGACGTGCCAGTGGGCCTACAAACAATATCTCTGATTTCTCGTTGTCATAGACTTCTAGGAATGGACGAGCACACAAACTTCTGTGTTCTtttgaagaaagggggggaaaaatctATTGAATAACTTCATATCATTTTATCAGCTGAACTTGGAGACTTAACACATTTTCTTCAATAATGCATTTTTCCAAATTGTGCAAAATTACAACTCCATCTTTTTCAGTATATTAatataaagtgaaagaaagagagacaaagagagaaaaatacttaCCGATGTACTCACGAAGAGATGGATAAACTTTCATTATAGCCACAATAATAGAAATTGTACTTTTGAATGGGAATCTTGTTTGGACTGCATGGTCAATAGATGGAAATGTTGCAAATCTGTAATTATTTTCTTCTAGGAGTTTTACATGTTCTGCGTTTGTTGGACTACCATTTTCTGACAGTATGATGCCCACAATGTAGCGCAACTTGTGGGGCTGTTTCTGttcaaaaacagaagagaaaaaaaatcaaacacttTATGCACATGTCTACCTAAACACAAACTCATTTCCAGCAGCTAAAGCAAAATCTTCAAATTAATTTTATTCTCCCAAAaaaattatttctttgtttatgaaAGTGGAAACTCACTGTGTTTGGGTCATCATAATAAACACCAACAGTACGATATTGTGGTAACAGCGTATGGACTTCAGTAAAGAGCATCCCCGAATCCTTGTATGGGCCTTGAGCAAACTTGTAAGCAATTTGGAGTTCACCAATGTCAggtctgaaaagaaaaaaaatatcatcacaATCAATGAAACAATAAAATGCCAGGAGATTGGAGATAGTTTTGAGATCATAGAAAAAAATAGCTGTATAAGCCCTAAGCCTTCTTATGAGCAGACTTGAGTTTCAGTTTATCATGCAGGGTGACCTCAGAGGAAAAGTTATCAGTGGAGAGATGACAAGGACTATTTTAGCATGAAATCTAAACCATTTCCTCACATTCTATAACCCAAATCACTTAAATGGCATAACATTAGCAGAAAAgggataaataagaaaagaagaggaaaagaaaaaacaacaatcttTTCTGATACATCATGATCTTAACTAAAGGCCAAAAATTGTTTCAAGAATAGTTTCTTAGTGCactaatgagaataagaaatataaaattaCACTATGAAAGTGATTGTAAGAAGATTGAATGGCTTGTTAAATAAAATATCATACTAGTTAGCAATGTGTAGCAGTGAAGGAGTGATGACCAAATTAAACTCTATCCATCATTAAGTTCCCTGCAGCTGACAAAAGACTGGTGATCCCCTGAGATGGCCCTGCCACTGAGGTGGTCTTGCCTGAACTTGGAATGAAGTAACCAGGAACCTTGCACAAGCCTAAACAAATTGTCTTACAAATGACAATGTATACTTACAGGCACACAAAATAAAGTAAACCCTTCCACTCCAAAATCATAAAGCTCTCTTTAGATTacctataaataataaaatacacttACTTGCACGTCTTCACATCCACAGGGAGGAGGAGACCCGAGTGGATGAGCAAGGCTGTGACCGTTGCCACGACAAGGAGCAAGAGGGCTATAAAGCCCCAAAGCAGAGCCGTCTCGGTCTCCATATTGCCGCTCAATTGATCACTAAAATCCTGTTATCTATATGGATAACGGTAATCACCAACGACTGGATTTACAAACactaaaaaaagacgaaatccgTGTGGAAACTAAAAGGCCGTCTCAATGGCACGTTGCTTCTCCTCGTCACCTACGACGATAGCAATAATCCCCAGCGCCTGGAAGTCACATGAAAATACAAACTAAAGCAACATCCAACGAGAAGAGAGTGGAAATATAAATTAAAAGGCTGTATCGCTGCCCGTCGTCGCCTGTGTTTGTTGTGTGGAATCAGCTGATGCGTCACCGCCACCTCGCCCCCACCACAGTAGTCAGGAATTTCgtctacgtatatgtatttatcgctCTTTTTCTCATTATGTGCTATTCTTATTAATTACTGTACTTCATTTCCGAAAATGATTGTATGGTAGAGTGCTTTTTTCTGACATTTCTCTAGATAATGAAATTCTTAGAAGGGTCTTTTTTAAATGCTTCATTTCAATTTGTTCTAGAAACGGGTATACTTTATACTATAAAAAAGAgccgatgaaaatgaaaatatggatCTAAATGTAACCTCTCAATTACTTTTAAAAACTATGCAGTATTTCCCGGATAAAGATATGTGCAATCTCTCCGCTGCAAGAACGCGATAGACGACGAGCAGCGAGAATTTCACCTGGATGACGTTTCTGGCTATTTAAACGTTTATTTTGAGGTGGCGACTCCATAAGCACAAGAGGGATTATTGGTGAGTAATTCTTCGGTGTATGGAGGAGAAAATTATCCCATGACATTTTACACTTACTCCGTGAGAAAGGCTGAGGAAGACGTATA
The Penaeus vannamei isolate JL-2024 unplaced genomic scaffold, ASM4276789v1 unanchor763, whole genome shotgun sequence genome window above contains:
- the LOC113812475 gene encoding testis-expressed protein 264 homolog; translated protein: METETALLWGFIALLLLVVATVTALLIHSGLLLPVDVKTCKPDIGELQIAYKFAQGPYKDSGMLFTEVHTLLPQYRTVGVYYDDPNTKQPHKLRYIVGIILSENGSPTNAEHVKLLEENNYRFATFPSIDHAVQTRFPFKSTISIIVAIMKVYPSLREYIEHRSLCARPFLEVYDNEKSEILFVGPLARQDDFYVPEVLQEEEDNRDDDDFEDDRTENSSRSWDESASFIRGGGDLNDSECSESVGDDSSSHPLASTQDSPSVPPSSSLQDRTDSSTLHVLPPPAQGEPETPGGNQPVPPPTEVVAASTSAVVPPPAPANEGLDGADTASAGGDESDANTGSSFEEIDEREAAVMPEVGTMDENLSASVKKDEDEGER